One genomic region from Lacerta agilis isolate rLacAgi1 chromosome 13, rLacAgi1.pri, whole genome shotgun sequence encodes:
- the KLHL10 gene encoding kelch-like protein 10 isoform X2 has protein sequence MDDASASAGYSHRHMERKMSAMACTVFNELRLEGKLCDVIIKVNGCEFNAHKNILCSCSSYFRALFTSSWNNSEKRVYNIPGITPDMMKLIIEYAYTRTVPITVDNVERLLVAADQFNVMGIVRACSDFMKCQLCLENCIGICKFTEYYFCPELRQAAYMFILHNFEEMVKASTEFLELSVNEFKDIIEKDELNVKQEDAVFEAILKWIAHDPTNRKQHMAVLLPKVRLALMHAEYFMNNVKMHDYVKDSEECKPIVIDALKAMYDLNMNGPSSSDFTNPLTRPRLPYAILFAIGGWSGGSPTNAIETYDARADRWVNVTCQQESPRAYHGAAYLKGYVYIIGGFDSVDYFNSVKRFEPVKKTWHQVAPMHSRRCYVSVTVLDNFIYAMGGFDGYVRLNTAERYEPETNQWTLIAPMHEQRSDASATTLYGKVGGFDGANRLRSAEAYNPIANTWRTIPTMFNPRSNFGIEVVDDLLFVVGGFNGFTTTFNVECYDEKTDEWYDAHDMSIYRSALSCCVVPGLPNVGEYAARRDNYVGSAQRDEVKYSSSTSTLPV, from the exons ATGGATGATGCCTCTGCTTCGGCGGGGTACTCCCACCGCCACATGGAGAGGAAGATGAGTGCGATGGCTTGTACAGTCTTCAACGAACTTCGACTGGAAGGGAAGCTCTGTGACGTGATCATCAAGGTCAATGGGTGCGAGTTCAATGCGCACAAGAACATCCTCTGTAGCTGCAGCTCCTATTTTAG AGCTCTGTTTACCAGTAGCTGGAACAACTCAGAGAAGAGAGTATATAATATTCCTGGCATAACCCCAGATATGATGAAACTCATTATCGAATACGCCTACACGAGGACAGTGCCCATCACCGTGGACAATGTGGAGAGGCTTCTTGTGGCTGCTGACCAATTTAATGTGATGGGCATCGTCAGGGCTTGTTCTGACTTCATGAAATGCCAGCTGTGCCTAGAGAATTGTATTGGTATCTGCAAATTCACAGAGTACTACTTCTGTCCGGAGCTGCGGCAGGCGGCCTATATGTTCATCTTGCACAACTTTGAGGAGATGGTAAAAGCGTCTACTGAATTCCTGGAGCTCTCGGTCAATGAGTTTAAAGACATCATTGAAAAGGACGAACTCAATGTGAAACAGGAAGACGCCGTCTTCGAGGCCATCCTCAAGTGGATTGCCCACGATCCCACAAACCGAAAGCAGCACATGGCAGTCCTGCTCCCTAAG GTACGCCTGGCCTTGATGCATGCTGAATATTTTATGAACAATGTCAAAATGCATGACTATGTGAAGGATAGCGAGGAGTGCAAGCCCATTGTTATCGACGCCCTGAAAGCCATGTACGATCTCAACATGAACGGACCATCTAGCTCCGACTTCACCAACCCGCTGACAAGACCCCGTCTGCCGTACGCCATTTTGTTTGCCATTGGCGGCTGGAGCGGTGGGAGCCCAACCAATGCCATCGAAACGTATGACGCCCGTGCAGACCGCTGGGTGAACGTCACGTGCCAGCAGGAGAGCCCCCGGGCATACCATGGTGCCGCATACTTAAAGGGCTATGTCTACATCATTGGGGGTTTTGACAGTGTGGACTACTTCAACAGCGTCAAGCGATTTGAGCCCGTCAAGAAGACGTGGCACCAGGTTGCACCCATGCACTCACGACGCTGTTATGTTAGTGTCACCGTCCTTGATAACTTCATCTATGCCATGGGTGGCTTTGACGGCTATGTGCGTCTCAACACAGCTGAGAGGTATGAGCCCGAGACCAACCAGTGGACCTTGATAGCCCCCATGCATGAGCAGAGGAGTGATGCAAGTGCTACAACCCTGTATGGAAAG GTGGGCGGATTTGACGGAGCCAACCGCCTTCGGAGCGCAGAAGCTTACAACCCCATTgccaacacctggaggaccatcCCAACCATGTTCAACCCTCGGAGCAACTTTGGCATCGAAGTGGTGGACGACCTGCTCTTTGTGGTGGGTGGCTTCAACGGCTTCACAACAACGTTCAACGTTGAGTGCTATGATGAGAAGACGGACGAGTGGTACGACGCCCATGACATGAGTATCTACCGCAGTGCCCTGAGCTGCTGCGTGGTGCCAGGGCTGCCCAACGTTGGGGAGTATGCTGCCAGGCGGGACAACTATGTGGGGTCAGCTCAGAGAGATGAGGTCAAGTACTCCTCATCCACAAGTACACTACCTGTGTGA
- the KLHL10 gene encoding kelch-like protein 10 isoform X1 yields MDDASASAGYSHRHMERKMSAMACTVFNELRLEGKLCDVIIKVNGCEFNAHKNILCSCSSYFRALFTSSWNNSEKRVYNIPGITPDMMKLIIEYAYTRTVPITVDNVERLLVAADQFNVMGIVRACSDFMKCQLCLENCIGICKFTEYYFCPELRQAAYMFILHNFEEMVKASTEFLELSVNEFKDIIEKDELNVKQEDAVFEAILKWIAHDPTNRKQHMAVLLPKVRLALMHAEYFMNNVKMHDYVKDSEECKPIVIDALKAMYDLNMNGPSSSDFTNPLTRPRLPYAILFAIGGWSGGSPTNAIETYDARADRWVNVTCQQESPRAYHGAAYLKGYVYIIGGFDSVDYFNSVKRFEPVKKTWHQVAPMHSRRCYVSVTVLDNFIYAMGGFDGYVRLNTAERYEPETNQWTLIAPMHEQRSDASATTLYGKVYICGGFNGNECLFTAEVYDAKIDQWSLIAPMRSRRSGIGVIAYGEHVYAVGGFDGANRLRSAEAYNPIANTWRTIPTMFNPRSNFGIEVVDDLLFVVGGFNGFTTTFNVECYDEKTDEWYDAHDMSIYRSALSCCVVPGLPNVGEYAARRDNYVGSAQRDEVKYSSSTSTLPV; encoded by the exons ATGGATGATGCCTCTGCTTCGGCGGGGTACTCCCACCGCCACATGGAGAGGAAGATGAGTGCGATGGCTTGTACAGTCTTCAACGAACTTCGACTGGAAGGGAAGCTCTGTGACGTGATCATCAAGGTCAATGGGTGCGAGTTCAATGCGCACAAGAACATCCTCTGTAGCTGCAGCTCCTATTTTAG AGCTCTGTTTACCAGTAGCTGGAACAACTCAGAGAAGAGAGTATATAATATTCCTGGCATAACCCCAGATATGATGAAACTCATTATCGAATACGCCTACACGAGGACAGTGCCCATCACCGTGGACAATGTGGAGAGGCTTCTTGTGGCTGCTGACCAATTTAATGTGATGGGCATCGTCAGGGCTTGTTCTGACTTCATGAAATGCCAGCTGTGCCTAGAGAATTGTATTGGTATCTGCAAATTCACAGAGTACTACTTCTGTCCGGAGCTGCGGCAGGCGGCCTATATGTTCATCTTGCACAACTTTGAGGAGATGGTAAAAGCGTCTACTGAATTCCTGGAGCTCTCGGTCAATGAGTTTAAAGACATCATTGAAAAGGACGAACTCAATGTGAAACAGGAAGACGCCGTCTTCGAGGCCATCCTCAAGTGGATTGCCCACGATCCCACAAACCGAAAGCAGCACATGGCAGTCCTGCTCCCTAAG GTACGCCTGGCCTTGATGCATGCTGAATATTTTATGAACAATGTCAAAATGCATGACTATGTGAAGGATAGCGAGGAGTGCAAGCCCATTGTTATCGACGCCCTGAAAGCCATGTACGATCTCAACATGAACGGACCATCTAGCTCCGACTTCACCAACCCGCTGACAAGACCCCGTCTGCCGTACGCCATTTTGTTTGCCATTGGCGGCTGGAGCGGTGGGAGCCCAACCAATGCCATCGAAACGTATGACGCCCGTGCAGACCGCTGGGTGAACGTCACGTGCCAGCAGGAGAGCCCCCGGGCATACCATGGTGCCGCATACTTAAAGGGCTATGTCTACATCATTGGGGGTTTTGACAGTGTGGACTACTTCAACAGCGTCAAGCGATTTGAGCCCGTCAAGAAGACGTGGCACCAGGTTGCACCCATGCACTCACGACGCTGTTATGTTAGTGTCACCGTCCTTGATAACTTCATCTATGCCATGGGTGGCTTTGACGGCTATGTGCGTCTCAACACAGCTGAGAGGTATGAGCCCGAGACCAACCAGTGGACCTTGATAGCCCCCATGCATGAGCAGAGGAGTGATGCAAGTGCTACAACCCTGTATGGAAAG gtctatATATGTGGTGGGTTCAACGGAAATGAGTGCCTGTTCACAGCAGAAGTGTATGACGCCAAGATTGATCAGTGGAGCTTGATCGCACCCATGAGAAGCAGGCGAAGCGGCATTGGCGTGATAGCGTACGGAGAACACGTCTACGCA GTGGGCGGATTTGACGGAGCCAACCGCCTTCGGAGCGCAGAAGCTTACAACCCCATTgccaacacctggaggaccatcCCAACCATGTTCAACCCTCGGAGCAACTTTGGCATCGAAGTGGTGGACGACCTGCTCTTTGTGGTGGGTGGCTTCAACGGCTTCACAACAACGTTCAACGTTGAGTGCTATGATGAGAAGACGGACGAGTGGTACGACGCCCATGACATGAGTATCTACCGCAGTGCCCTGAGCTGCTGCGTGGTGCCAGGGCTGCCCAACGTTGGGGAGTATGCTGCCAGGCGGGACAACTATGTGGGGTCAGCTCAGAGAGATGAGGTCAAGTACTCCTCATCCACAAGTACACTACCTGTGTGA
- the WDR24 gene encoding GATOR complex protein WDR24: MEKMARVTTALGGNTITGRTMFCHLDAPANAISVCRDAAQVVVAGRNIFKIYSIEEDQFVEKLNLRVGRKPSLNFSCADVVWHQMDENLLATAATNGVVVTWNLGKPSRNKQDQLFTEHKRTVNKVCFHPTEVYMLLSGSQDGYMKCFDLRKKDSVSTFSGQSESVRDVQFSIRDYFTFAATFENGNVQLWDIRRPDRYERMFTAHNGPVFCCDWHPEDRGWLATGGRDKMVKVWDMNTNRAKEIYCVQTIASVARVKWRPECKHHIATCSMMVDHNIYVWDVRRPFIPSAMFEEHKDVTTGIVWRHLHDPYFLLSGSKDSTLYQHIFKDAIQPIDRANPEGLCYSLFGDLAFAAKESLISSDSNRKRDRRHPIFFKRKLDPTEQFEFISSSSALSVFEADTECDAGSMDWFVRTAKQYVLTGRPLAELCDHNAKVAKELKRNQVAQTWNMLRIIYSSPSTVPSSNLNHSIGKSSSSLPLMNSFNLKDIPSGIGSESRMERSKGENRPENILMDSSSTLINNDENEETEGSDVPADYLLGDVEGDEDDLYMIDHENPHTEEQEYILPQEAFPLRHEIVDNPSALDHLQDKADSPHVSGNEAETVSLTPVESFSLISISHSLYDNRLPADFFSPIVRDMLLFYAEQGDVQMAVSVLIVLGDRIRKEIDDQAQEHWYTSYIDLLQRFQLWNISNEVIKLSTCRAINCLNQASTTLHINCSNCKRPMSNKGWICDRCRQCASMCAVCHHVVKGLFVWCQGCSHGGHLQHIMKWLETSSHCPAGCGHLCEYT, translated from the exons ATGGAGAAAATGGCTAGGGTGACCACTGCTCTTGGTGGCAATACCATCACTGGACGGACCATGTTCTGCCACCTGGATGCCCCTGCCAATGCCATTAGTGTATGCCGTGATGCTGCCCAGGTAGTGGTAGCTGGGCGTAACATCTTTAAGATCTACTCTATAGAAGAAGACCAATTTGTGGAGAAGCTGAACTTGCGTGTTGGCCGCAAGCCATCCCTGAACTTCAGCTGTGCCGACGTGGTGTGGCACCAGATGGATGAGAACTTGTTGGCCACAGCAGCCACCAATGGCGTCGTCGTGACCTGGAACCTTGGCAAGCCATCGCGTAACAAGCAGGACCAGCTCTTCACCGAGCACAAACGAACAGTTAACAAGGTGTGCTTCCACCCCACGGAGGTGTACATGCTTCTCAGTGGCTCCCAGGATGGCTACATGAAATGCTTTGACCTGCGCAAGAAAGATTCTGTTAGCACATTCTCAG GTCAATCAGAAAGTGTGCGTGACGTCCAGTTTAGTATACGTGATTACTTTACCTTTGCTGCAACCTTTGAGAATGGAAATGTTCAGCTGTGGGACATCCGCCGGCCTGACCGCTACGAGAGGATGTTCACAGCCCATAATGGGCCCGTATTCTGTTGCGATTGGCACCCGGAAGACAG GGGCTGGTTGGCCACAGGGGGCCGAGATAAGATGGTAAAGGTCTGGGACATGAACACCAACCGGGCCAAAGAGATATACTGTGTGCAGACAATAGCCTCTGTGGCAAGGGTCAAGTGGCGGCCTGAATGCAAACACCACATTGCCACATGCTCCATGATGGTGGACCACAACATCTATGTGTGGGATGTACGTCGGCCTTTCATCCCCTCTGCCATGTTTGAGGAACACAAAGATGTCACCACAGGGATTGTGTGGCGTCATCTCCACGATCCTTACTTCCTCCTGTCTGGCTCCAAGGACAGCACTCTTTACCAGCATATCTTCAAGGATGCCATCCAGCCTATTGACCGGGCTAACCCTGAGGGGCTTTGTTACAGCCTCTTTGGGGACctggcatttgctgccaaggagagcCTCATCTCCTCTGATTCTAACCGTAAGCGTGATCGGCGCCACCCTATCTTCTTCAAGCGCAAGCTAGACCCCACAGAACAGTTTGAGTTCATCTCCTCTTCCAGTGCCCTAAGTGTatttgaagcagacacagagtgCGATGCTGGTAGCATGGACTGGTTTGTGCGGACCGCCAAGCAGTATGTGCTGACAGGGAGACCGCTGGCAGAGCTGTGTGACCATAATGCCAAAGTGGCCAAAGAGCTCAAGCGCAACCAG GTTGCTCAGACATGGAACATGCTCCGAATTATTTACTCTAGCCCTAGCACTGTGCCCTCTTCAAACCTTAATCACAGCATTGGGAAGAGCAGTTCCAGCCTTCCACTCATGAACAG CTTTAACTTGAAAGATATTCCTTCTGGGATAGGCAGTGAGTCAAGGATGGAGAGGAGCAAGGGAGAGAACCGACCTGAAAACATCCTCATGGATTCTTCCTCCACACTGATCAATAATGATG AGAACGAAGAGACTGAAGGCAGTGATGTCCCTGCAGATTATCTCCTTGGGGATGTGGAAGGAGATGAAGATGACCTGTACATGATAGACCATGAGAATCCTCACA CTGAGGAGCAAGAGTACATCCTTCCCCAGGAGGCCTTTCCTTTGCGTCATGAGATTGTGGACAACCCCTCTGCACTGGATCACTTACAAGACAAAGCAGACTCCCCACATGTCAGTGGCAATGAGGCAGAGACTGTGTCGCTGACACCTGTGGAATCTTTCTCCCTGATCTCCATCTCTCACTCTCTGTATGACAACCGTTTGCCTGCTGACTTCTTCAGCCCCATTGTCCGTGACATGTTGCTCTTCTATGCTGAGCAGGGGGATGTGCAGATGGCGGTGTCTGTACTTATCGTGTTGGGGGATCGTATCCGGAAGGAGATTGATGACCAGGCACAG GAACACTGGTACACTTCGTACATTGACTTGCTGCAGCGCTTCCAGCTGTGGAACATCTCCAATGAGGTGATCAaactgagcacgtgcagagcCATCAACTGCCTCAACCAGGCCTCCACCACACTGCACATCAACTGCAGCAATTGCAAAAGACCCATGAGCAACAAAGGCTGGATTTGTGACAG ATGTCGGCAGTGTGCCAGCATGTGCGCTGTGTGCCACCATGTAGTGAAGGGTCTGTTCGTGTGGTGCCAGGGCTGCAGTCATGGTGGCCACCTGCAGCACATCATGAAATGGCTGGAGACCAGTTCCCATTGCCCTGCAGGCTGTGGTCACCTCTGCGAATACACCTGA